The segment GCTACTTCGAAAGTTACTTTTTGACCTTCGTTTAAAGATACTCTACCGTATCCAGTACTGTTAATTTGTCTATAATGTACGAATACATCTTTACCACCGTTTTCTTGTTCGATAAATCCAAAACCTTTTTCACTGTTGAACCATTTTACTGTTCCGTTTACTAAATCTGCCATGCAGTTTCCTTTGTTGTTTAAATATACTTTATTGCTAAAGTGGTAGAAAATATAAATTTGAGTGTTCTTTCATGGTAGATTATCTGTGTACTTGTAAATA is part of the Arcobacter sp. F2176 genome and harbors:
- a CDS encoding cold-shock protein produces the protein MADLVNGTVKWFNSEKGFGFIEQENGGKDVFVHYRQINSTGYGRVSLNEGQKVTFEVAEGQKGPQAENVTAL